The following are encoded in a window of Massilia sp. R2A-15 genomic DNA:
- a CDS encoding ATP-binding domain-containing protein, producing the protein MAHIHPAGWRELSVTGAAAREIETLAWLDAALADAPYSIYHGVHWTNVEQGFSAYGEIDFIVLAPSGRILLIEQKAGFLTETPDGLVKNYHGKPRNIRADILRTIDGLTRRFGDDLSIDYLLYCPDYIVRDPHLAGIDPRHIIDATSKDRLPLVIRETLPVTEPGEQFEQVARFLGDTLSLRPDPSAMIGCATRMVTRLSGGLAMWARRLDFAPYRLRVVGTAGSGKTQLALAEYGAAIDAGLRPLYVCFNRPLADHIDRLVPDGGRVATFHMLGDAFMRARGITPDYGSPEVWREMESALATADLPETWKYDVLIVDEGQDFSAAWRDILLRMLKEGGRATWLEDPTQNLYGREMVALPGWVTLHSNANYRSPRQIVDMLASIGDAREPVEAASPFDGADIEALVYADGDADAMIAQTKHAITLCLAAGFARQDIAIASFRGREKSAILRLDTLGDAHTLKSFTGTYDEEGNPVFRDGGLLAESVYRFKGQSAPAVIFTEIDFAEIDELVFRKLFVGMTRARLKLVLVMSERAAEQLLTRI; encoded by the coding sequence ATGGCGCATATCCACCCGGCCGGCTGGCGCGAGTTGTCCGTGACCGGCGCCGCCGCCCGCGAAATCGAAACGCTCGCCTGGCTCGACGCCGCGCTGGCCGACGCGCCCTACAGCATCTACCACGGCGTCCACTGGACCAACGTCGAGCAGGGCTTCTCGGCCTACGGCGAGATCGACTTCATCGTCCTCGCACCGAGCGGCCGTATCCTCCTGATCGAACAGAAGGCCGGCTTCCTGACCGAGACGCCGGACGGCCTGGTCAAGAACTACCACGGCAAGCCGCGCAACATCCGCGCCGACATCCTGCGCACCATCGACGGACTGACGCGCCGCTTCGGCGACGACCTGTCGATCGACTACCTGCTGTACTGCCCCGACTACATCGTGCGCGATCCGCACCTGGCCGGCATCGACCCGCGCCACATCATCGACGCCACCAGCAAGGACCGGCTGCCGCTTGTGATCCGCGAGACCCTGCCGGTGACCGAGCCGGGCGAACAGTTCGAGCAGGTCGCGCGCTTCCTCGGCGACACCCTTAGCCTGCGGCCCGACCCCAGCGCCATGATCGGCTGCGCCACGCGGATGGTGACGCGCCTGTCCGGCGGACTTGCGATGTGGGCGCGCCGGCTCGACTTTGCGCCATACCGGCTGCGCGTGGTCGGCACCGCCGGCAGCGGCAAGACCCAGCTGGCGCTGGCCGAATACGGCGCCGCGATCGACGCCGGCCTGCGACCGCTGTACGTCTGCTTCAACCGCCCGCTGGCCGACCACATCGACCGGCTGGTGCCGGACGGCGGGCGCGTGGCCACCTTCCACATGTTGGGCGACGCCTTCATGCGCGCCCGCGGCATCACGCCCGACTACGGCTCGCCCGAGGTGTGGCGCGAAATGGAAAGCGCGCTGGCGACGGCGGACCTGCCGGAGACGTGGAAGTACGACGTGCTGATCGTCGACGAAGGCCAGGATTTTTCGGCGGCGTGGCGCGACATTTTGCTGCGCATGCTGAAGGAGGGTGGGCGCGCAACGTGGCTGGAGGATCCGACGCAAAACCTGTACGGGCGCGAGATGGTGGCGCTGCCGGGATGGGTGACGCTGCATTCGAACGCCAACTACCGAAGCCCGCGACAGATCGTCGACATGCTCGCATCGATCGGCGACGCGCGCGAACCGGTGGAAGCGGCCAGTCCGTTCGACGGCGCCGACATCGAAGCGCTGGTGTATGCGGACGGCGATGCCGACGCCATGATCGCGCAGACCAAGCACGCCATTACGCTGTGCCTGGCGGCCGGCTTCGCGCGGCAGGATATCGCGATCGCCTCGTTCCGCGGGCGCGAGAAGTCCGCGATCCTGCGGCTCGACACGCTGGGCGACGCGCATACGCTGAAGTCCTTTACCGGCACGTATGATGAAGAGGGCAATCCCGTGTTCCGCGATGGCGGGCTGCTGGCAGAGTCGGTGTACCGCTTCAAGGGCCAGTCGGCGCCGGCGGTGATTTTCACGGAGATCGACTTCGCCGAGATCGACGAGCTGGTGTTTCGCAAGCTATTCGTCGGCATGACGCGGGCGCGGCTGAAGCTGGTGCTGGTGATGAGCGAGCGCGCCGCCGAGCAGCTGCTTACGCGAATTTAG
- a CDS encoding fatty acid desaturase: protein MLADAKALSGAARAEIMALSGARPVRFAAELALTWATVAGLIAVGVHFDNLAISLVCAFLVGTRQMALALLLHEQVHRLGMRNKYADWLINVFAVYPLFVTTVEDYAKVHLSHHKYCFTDADPDFIRKSGPEWTYPMTKRQLLGIALRDLSGINIIRVIRGKKAHATDEFTRRNPTPKWLRIGFFVALATALTLAGGWKVFLLYWVLPILTVTQLMLRWVAVAEHEYNIENGSIHATTPLLQLNWWQRIVFPDLNFGLHVYHHMHPGVSFGNLPKVHEIYKREGLVDESAIFYGQGSYLKYITSAK from the coding sequence GTGTTGGCCGATGCCAAGGCACTGTCCGGCGCCGCCCGCGCCGAGATCATGGCGCTCTCCGGCGCCCGCCCTGTTCGCTTTGCGGCGGAGTTAGCACTCACTTGGGCCACCGTTGCCGGCCTCATCGCCGTCGGCGTGCATTTCGATAACCTAGCCATCAGCCTGGTCTGCGCCTTCCTGGTCGGCACCCGCCAGATGGCGCTGGCGCTGCTGCTGCACGAGCAGGTGCACCGCCTGGGCATGCGCAACAAGTACGCCGACTGGCTGATCAACGTGTTCGCCGTGTATCCGCTGTTCGTCACCACCGTCGAAGATTATGCCAAGGTGCACCTGTCGCACCACAAGTACTGCTTCACCGACGCCGATCCGGACTTCATCCGCAAGTCCGGCCCGGAGTGGACCTATCCGATGACCAAGCGCCAGCTGCTGGGCATCGCGCTGCGCGACCTCTCCGGCATCAACATCATCCGCGTCATCCGCGGCAAGAAGGCGCATGCGACCGACGAATTCACCCGCCGCAACCCGACGCCGAAGTGGCTGCGCATCGGCTTCTTCGTGGCGCTGGCGACGGCGCTGACGCTGGCCGGCGGCTGGAAAGTGTTCCTGCTGTACTGGGTGCTGCCGATCCTGACTGTGACCCAGCTGATGCTGCGCTGGGTTGCCGTGGCCGAGCACGAGTACAACATCGAAAACGGCTCGATTCACGCGACCACGCCGCTGCTGCAGCTGAACTGGTGGCAGCGCATCGTGTTCCCCGACCTGAACTTCGGCCTGCACGTGTACCACCACATGCATCCGGGCGTATCGTTCGGCAACCTGCCGAAGGTGCACGAGATCTACAAGCGCGAAGGACTGGTGGACGAGAGCGCGATTTTCTACGGCCAGGGTTCCTACCTGAAGTACATCACCTCGGCGAAGTAA
- a CDS encoding sodium:proton antiporter, producing MTTTYWFLLIGLLMLARGLAATTIARLPITSSIAYLAVGVVLGPFALGIFHFDPVARSHILETATEIAVLISLFSAGVKMPVPITFKRWAPSIRLAWVSMSITVGLVAAFAYFVLGLPIGAGVLLGAILAPTDPVLATDVQVRHAGDYDTLRFTLTSEAGMNDGSAFPFVMLGLGLLGANELGQYAWRWALVDVVWATLGAVAIGMASGAALGRLGWALRNQEPKHEVLDDLVGLGLIGVVYGVSVLLHAWGFLAVFFAGLALRHTELVLAGAHKNRQGLLVPDDPKADPANDEVPDPETTPLTVSGESLIFKEHLERLSELTLVLLLGGMLTLQAWNWRTWGTALFLFLVARPVSVLLGLAGSGATMRVKLIVGWFGVRGIGSLYYLMFAINHGMPPGLARDVIDITAIVVALSIVVHGISVKPLMDRYWRKK from the coding sequence ATGACGACTACCTACTGGTTCCTGCTGATCGGCCTGCTGATGCTGGCGCGCGGCCTCGCCGCCACCACCATCGCGCGCCTGCCGATCACGTCCTCCATCGCTTATCTCGCCGTCGGCGTCGTGCTCGGCCCGTTCGCCCTCGGCATCTTCCATTTCGACCCGGTCGCCAGGTCCCACATCCTGGAAACGGCCACCGAGATCGCCGTCCTCATTTCGCTGTTTTCCGCCGGCGTCAAAATGCCCGTGCCGATCACCTTCAAGCGCTGGGCGCCGTCGATCCGGCTGGCCTGGGTGTCGATGTCGATCACGGTCGGCCTGGTCGCCGCCTTCGCGTATTTCGTGCTGGGCCTGCCGATCGGCGCGGGCGTGCTGCTGGGTGCGATCCTGGCGCCCACCGATCCGGTGCTGGCTACCGACGTACAGGTGCGCCACGCCGGCGACTACGACACGCTGCGCTTCACCCTGACGTCCGAGGCGGGCATGAACGACGGCTCGGCGTTCCCTTTCGTAATGCTGGGCCTGGGCCTGCTGGGCGCGAACGAGCTGGGCCAGTACGCCTGGCGCTGGGCGCTGGTGGACGTGGTCTGGGCCACGCTGGGCGCGGTGGCGATCGGTATGGCCAGCGGCGCCGCGCTTGGCCGGCTGGGCTGGGCGCTGCGCAATCAGGAGCCGAAGCACGAGGTGCTCGACGACCTGGTCGGCCTGGGCCTGATCGGGGTGGTCTACGGCGTATCCGTGCTGCTGCACGCGTGGGGATTCCTGGCCGTGTTTTTCGCCGGCCTGGCGCTGCGCCATACCGAACTGGTGCTGGCCGGCGCGCACAAGAACCGCCAAGGCCTGCTGGTGCCGGACGATCCCAAGGCCGACCCGGCCAACGACGAGGTGCCCGATCCCGAGACGACGCCGCTGACGGTGAGCGGCGAGTCGCTGATCTTCAAGGAGCACCTCGAGCGGCTGTCGGAGCTGACGCTGGTGCTGCTGCTGGGCGGCATGCTGACCTTGCAGGCGTGGAACTGGCGCACCTGGGGCACGGCGCTGTTCCTGTTCCTGGTGGCGCGGCCGGTGAGCGTGCTGCTCGGTCTGGCGGGCAGCGGCGCCACGATGCGGGTGAAGCTGATCGTCGGCTGGTTCGGCGTGCGAGGCATCGGCTCGCTGTACTACCTGATGTTCGCGATCAATCACGGCATGCCGCCGGGCCTGGCGCGTGACGTGATCGACATCACCGCCATCGTGGTGGCGCTGTCGATCGTCGTGCACGGCATCAGCGTCAAGCCCCTGATGGACCGCTACTGGCGCAAAAAATGA
- a CDS encoding EamA family transporter — MNLTLSWQSFAVLSAVFAAMTAILAKVGVAHMNSNMATLIRTVVILMVTALIISARSEWQKPSGGSWVGWTCLLASGVTTGLSWLCYFRALQLGPVSVVAPVDKLSVALVIVSGWLILGEPFTLKGAIGGALVVIGSLVLIL; from the coding sequence ATGAACCTGACCCTGTCATGGCAAAGCTTCGCCGTCTTGTCCGCCGTGTTCGCGGCGATGACGGCCATCCTGGCCAAGGTCGGGGTGGCGCACATGAACAGCAACATGGCCACGCTGATCCGCACGGTCGTGATCCTGATGGTGACGGCGCTGATCATCTCGGCGCGCTCGGAATGGCAGAAGCCGTCGGGCGGCAGCTGGGTCGGCTGGACCTGCCTGCTTGCGTCGGGCGTCACCACCGGGCTGTCGTGGCTGTGCTACTTTCGCGCGCTGCAGCTGGGGCCGGTGTCGGTGGTGGCGCCGGTGGACAAGCTGAGCGTGGCGCTGGTGATCGTCAGCGGCTGGCTGATCCTGGGCGAGCCGTTCACGCTCAAGGGCGCCATCGGCGGCGCGCTGGTGGTGATCGGCTCGCTGGTGCTGATTCTTTAG
- a CDS encoding thioredoxin family protein, with product MAGAGIDWQRDPEAAFAEARARGLPLLLYWGAAWCPPCNRIKSLVFGRPDFLALSDSFVALAIDGDSAGAQRLGEERKLRSYPTLVVYRPDGAEVTRLPCELDGKRFVHILALALNARYTAAESLSVALSRERALSDDDWNLLSFYSWDTDERQLLKNLDFAAIVASLTRACTLPHAALRLEWLGLHAAAMAGETGVDQAAAIARLETTLNDPAVVCQQLDIVIGYALDLVRFLTEPGSGARLALIDTWSRALEVLEYDDTLNLCDRLGALRTRVRLARLGAGNANLAALARDRVAAAVAAADAPALRHAVINGGAGILMDAGLALEAAQLLQNELARSHSPFFFMHTLAAIAKRRGDPAGALDWYERAWQGATGSATRIQWGASWLLALLDLAPGDEARIERCAQELSDQFEATPDAGCQRNRTQAARIAKALSGRDELGEQLQRLRGLVLRT from the coding sequence ATGGCCGGCGCCGGCATCGACTGGCAGCGCGATCCGGAGGCGGCGTTCGCCGAAGCGCGTGCGCGCGGCCTGCCGCTGCTGCTGTACTGGGGCGCCGCGTGGTGCCCGCCGTGCAACCGGATCAAGTCGCTGGTGTTCGGTCGGCCCGATTTCCTGGCATTGTCCGATTCCTTCGTCGCGCTGGCGATCGACGGCGACAGTGCCGGCGCCCAGCGGCTGGGCGAGGAGCGCAAGCTGCGCAGCTATCCCACGCTGGTGGTGTATCGTCCCGACGGCGCCGAAGTCACGCGGCTGCCGTGCGAGCTCGATGGCAAGCGCTTCGTCCACATCCTCGCGCTGGCGCTCAACGCCCGCTACACCGCGGCCGAGTCGCTCAGCGTGGCGCTGTCGCGCGAGCGCGCGCTGTCCGATGACGATTGGAACCTGCTCAGTTTCTATTCGTGGGACACCGACGAGCGCCAGCTGCTCAAGAACCTCGACTTCGCCGCGATCGTCGCCAGCCTGACGCGCGCCTGCACCCTGCCACACGCGGCGCTGCGGCTCGAGTGGCTGGGCCTGCACGCGGCGGCGATGGCCGGCGAGACAGGCGTGGACCAGGCCGCGGCGATCGCGCGGCTGGAGACCACGCTGAACGATCCGGCGGTGGTGTGCCAGCAGCTCGACATCGTGATCGGCTACGCGCTCGACCTGGTGCGCTTCCTGACGGAGCCGGGCAGCGGCGCGCGGCTGGCGCTGATCGACACCTGGTCGCGCGCGCTGGAAGTGCTGGAATATGACGACACCCTGAACCTGTGCGACCGCCTCGGCGCGCTGCGCACGCGCGTGCGGCTGGCCCGGCTCGGCGCGGGCAACGCGAACCTGGCGGCGCTGGCGCGCGATCGCGTGGCCGCCGCGGTGGCCGCTGCCGACGCGCCGGCGCTGCGCCACGCCGTCATCAATGGCGGCGCGGGCATCCTGATGGACGCGGGCCTGGCGCTAGAGGCCGCGCAGCTGCTGCAGAACGAGCTGGCGCGATCGCATTCGCCGTTCTTCTTCATGCATACGCTGGCGGCGATCGCCAAGCGCCGCGGCGACCCGGCGGGCGCGCTCGACTGGTACGAACGCGCGTGGCAAGGCGCCACCGGCAGTGCGACGCGGATCCAGTGGGGCGCGAGCTGGCTGCTGGCGCTGCTGGACTTGGCGCCGGGCGACGAGGCGCGCATCGAACGCTGCGCGCAGGAATTGTCCGATCAGTTCGAAGCGACGCCGGACGCCGGCTGCCAGCGCAACCGGACGCAGGCGGCGCGGATTGCCAAGGCCTTGTCGGGACGCGACGAGCTTGGCGAGCAACTGCAACGGTTGCGGGGCCTGGTCCTGCGGACCTGA
- the folE gene encoding GTP cyclohydrolase I FolE, whose protein sequence is MSHDHFSEKDWRRLLASLGEDPDRPGLVETPARVSKAWKHWTSGYDQDPETLLKAFEDGAEQYNELIVVRNIPVYSHCEHHLAPFFGKATVGYLPNGKIVGLSKLTRLVDCFAKRLQVQERMTIQIANALMEVLEPKAVGVVVKCRHLCMESRGIRTPGEETITSAMLGELQPNLALRTEFLALARD, encoded by the coding sequence ATGTCCCACGACCATTTTTCCGAAAAAGATTGGCGCCGCCTGCTGGCCAGCCTGGGTGAAGACCCGGACCGTCCAGGCCTGGTCGAGACGCCGGCGCGCGTGTCGAAGGCATGGAAGCACTGGACCTCGGGCTACGACCAGGATCCCGAGACCTTGCTCAAGGCTTTCGAGGACGGCGCCGAGCAGTACAACGAGCTGATCGTCGTGCGCAACATCCCGGTCTACAGCCACTGCGAACACCACCTGGCGCCGTTCTTCGGCAAGGCTACCGTCGGCTACCTGCCGAACGGGAAAATCGTCGGGCTGTCCAAGCTGACCCGCCTGGTCGACTGCTTCGCCAAGCGCCTGCAGGTGCAGGAACGGATGACGATCCAGATCGCCAACGCGCTGATGGAAGTGCTCGAGCCGAAGGCGGTGGGCGTGGTCGTCAAGTGCCGCCACCTGTGCATGGAAAGCCGCGGCATCCGCACGCCGGGCGAAGAAACCATCACCTCGGCGATGCTGGGCGAGCTGCAGCCGAACCTGGCGCTGCGCACCGAATTTTTGGCGCTGGCGCGCGACTGA
- the nudC gene encoding NAD(+) diphosphatase, with amino-acid sequence MLQTPASFTPLMAPQEHAEPLTFLFHQGRLLVREDDLSLPDAAAVAQLELGPHQLHPVGMLGERYVQAGWVDRDALPAEGFGWRGLRSMFGALQEDVLGLAGRAAQIAEWARTHRFCGACGNPMQLAAGERCFQCSRCGHLAYPRISPAMMVLIRKGDKVLLAMHTASPTKRFSPLAGFLEAGESVEEAVHREVFEEVGLRVHNLKYFASQSWPFPHSLMIAFTADYLDGEIRVDQSEISEARWFGPGDEWPERIAHVSISSMLIDAHRPE; translated from the coding sequence ATGCTCCAGACTCCCGCTTCCTTCACTCCGCTGATGGCGCCGCAAGAGCACGCCGAGCCGCTGACCTTCCTGTTTCACCAGGGCCGCCTGCTGGTGCGCGAGGACGACCTGTCGCTGCCCGATGCGGCCGCCGTGGCGCAGCTCGAACTGGGGCCGCACCAGCTGCATCCGGTCGGCATGCTGGGCGAACGCTACGTGCAGGCTGGCTGGGTGGACCGCGACGCGCTGCCGGCCGAGGGCTTCGGCTGGCGCGGGCTGCGCTCGATGTTCGGCGCGCTGCAGGAGGACGTGCTGGGCCTGGCCGGGCGCGCCGCGCAGATCGCCGAGTGGGCGCGCACCCACCGCTTCTGCGGCGCCTGCGGTAATCCGATGCAGCTGGCCGCGGGCGAGCGCTGCTTCCAGTGCAGCCGCTGCGGCCACCTGGCCTATCCGCGCATCTCGCCGGCGATGATGGTGTTGATCCGCAAGGGCGACAAGGTGCTGCTGGCGATGCACACGGCCTCGCCCACCAAGCGTTTCAGCCCCCTCGCCGGCTTCCTCGAAGCGGGGGAGTCGGTGGAGGAGGCGGTGCACCGCGAAGTGTTCGAGGAAGTCGGCCTGCGCGTGCACAACCTGAAGTACTTCGCCAGCCAGTCGTGGCCGTTCCCGCATTCGCTGATGATCGCGTTCACCGCCGATTACCTCGACGGCGAGATCAGGGTCGACCAGTCCGAGATCAGCGAGGCGCGCTGGTTCGGGCCGGGCGACGAGTGGCCGGAGCGGATCGCGCATGTGTCGATTTCGAGCATGCTGATTGACGCGCACCGGCCTGAATGA
- a CDS encoding diguanylate cyclase domain-containing protein: MLLEIAADLESAPTAAEREDKSKGKAPLAPEVTQAELHGLSRFSEGFSVTESMAEFRALRASVLRLWGATHAESADVIRFNEAIDQVVAESLSRFTVMKDRRARLFQSLLDTSPDLNYIAEPSGALIYANPAFAAAVRLTQAELSDADFFQLAQEFIPDIAAQAREAMRSGVTFRGEMQATVALGDVRTYEYQLVPVCPPGGRCEAIAGNARDITARKVEEDRIRRRASHDLLTDLPNRGLFRERLEHEVQHAARTRLPLALLFIDLDGFKEVNDRLGHAAGDELLQQVAQRIKRRTRVTDTVARLGGDEFTVILTDVTESQHIDTIAATILGDLREPFALAAGEAGISASIGISVYPGDGATSEELVVNSDAAMYAAKSAGRNCYRFFTAAMREAPASLGKTP, encoded by the coding sequence ATGTTGCTCGAGATCGCCGCCGACCTGGAGTCGGCCCCGACGGCGGCCGAACGGGAAGACAAATCCAAAGGCAAGGCGCCCCTCGCGCCGGAAGTGACCCAGGCCGAACTGCACGGCCTGTCGCGTTTCAGCGAAGGCTTCAGCGTCACCGAATCGATGGCCGAATTCCGCGCGCTGCGCGCCAGCGTGTTGCGTCTGTGGGGCGCGACGCACGCCGAATCGGCCGACGTCATCCGCTTCAACGAAGCGATCGACCAGGTGGTGGCCGAATCGCTGTCTCGGTTTACCGTCATGAAGGACCGGCGCGCGCGCCTGTTCCAGTCCTTGCTGGACACGTCGCCCGACCTGAACTACATCGCCGAACCCAGTGGCGCGCTCATTTACGCCAACCCGGCCTTCGCCGCCGCGGTGCGCCTGACGCAGGCCGAGCTTTCGGACGCCGACTTTTTCCAGCTGGCCCAGGAATTCATCCCCGACATCGCCGCCCAGGCGCGCGAGGCGATGCGCAGCGGCGTCACCTTTCGCGGCGAAATGCAGGCGACGGTCGCACTGGGCGACGTACGCACCTACGAATACCAGCTGGTGCCCGTCTGCCCCCCCGGCGGCCGCTGCGAAGCGATCGCCGGCAATGCGCGCGACATCACCGCGCGCAAGGTCGAGGAAGATCGCATCCGGCGCCGCGCCAGCCACGACCTGCTCACCGACCTGCCGAACCGCGGCCTGTTCCGCGAGCGGCTCGAGCACGAAGTCCAGCATGCGGCGCGCACCCGCCTGCCACTGGCGTTGCTGTTCATCGACCTCGATGGGTTCAAGGAGGTCAATGACCGCCTGGGCCACGCCGCCGGCGACGAACTGCTGCAGCAGGTCGCGCAGCGCATCAAGCGGCGCACGCGCGTTACCGACACCGTCGCGCGCCTGGGCGGCGACGAATTTACCGTGATCCTCACCGACGTCACCGAGTCCCAGCATATCGACACGATCGCCGCCACGATACTCGGCGACCTGCGCGAGCCGTTCGCGCTGGCCGCCGGCGAGGCCGGGATTTCGGCCAGCATCGGTATCAGCGTGTACCCCGGCGACGGCGCCACGTCCGAAGAACTGGTGGTCAATTCCGACGCCGCGATGTACGCCGCCAAGAGCGCCGGGCGCAACTGCTACCGGTTCTTCACGGCCGCGATGCGGGAGGCGCCAGCTTCGCTCGGAAAAACACCATGA
- a CDS encoding DMT family transporter has translation MHKGVVYALLAAALFGASTPFAKTLVGQVAPVGLAGMLYLGSGLGLLACIAVRALSTDAKPTGLTRSDLPWLAGAIAAGGIAGPVLLMIGLSLTAASTASLLLNMEGVLTSMLAWFVFRENFDRRIFIGMLLIVAAGALLSWEQAPAFGVPWGALAIIGACLCWGVDNNLTRKVSASDALQIACAKGLVAGSVNLGIAFAMGFRLPAPGTAALAGLVGFGGYGLSLVMFVLALRHLGTARTGAYFSAAPFVGAAISLLMLRETPGALFWIAAALMGAGIWLHLTERHEHEHLHEPLYHAHAHSHDEHHQHEHDFEWDGVEPHSHPHEHEPLRHSHPHYPDIHHRHEH, from the coding sequence ATGCACAAGGGAGTCGTGTACGCTTTACTGGCCGCGGCGCTGTTCGGCGCCAGCACGCCGTTCGCCAAGACCCTGGTTGGCCAGGTCGCGCCGGTCGGGCTGGCCGGCATGCTGTATCTGGGCAGCGGACTGGGGCTGCTGGCCTGTATCGCGGTACGCGCGCTGTCCACGGACGCCAAACCGACCGGGTTGACCAGGTCCGACTTGCCGTGGCTGGCCGGGGCGATCGCCGCCGGGGGCATCGCCGGGCCGGTGCTGCTGATGATCGGACTGTCGCTCACGGCGGCGTCCACCGCCTCGCTGCTGTTGAACATGGAGGGCGTGCTGACGTCGATGCTCGCGTGGTTCGTCTTCAGGGAGAATTTCGACCGCCGCATTTTCATCGGCATGCTGCTGATCGTGGCGGCGGGCGCGCTGCTGTCGTGGGAACAGGCGCCGGCCTTCGGCGTGCCCTGGGGCGCGCTGGCCATCATCGGCGCCTGCCTGTGCTGGGGCGTCGACAACAACCTGACGCGCAAGGTGTCGGCCAGCGACGCGCTGCAGATCGCCTGCGCAAAGGGACTCGTGGCTGGCTCGGTCAATCTGGGGATCGCCTTTGCAATGGGATTCCGGCTGCCCGCACCCGGTACGGCGGCGCTGGCGGGCCTGGTCGGATTTGGCGGCTATGGCCTCAGCCTGGTGATGTTCGTGCTGGCGCTGCGCCACCTCGGCACCGCGCGCACCGGGGCGTATTTTTCCGCGGCGCCGTTTGTGGGCGCGGCGATCTCGCTGCTGATGCTGCGCGAGACTCCCGGCGCGCTGTTCTGGATAGCCGCCGCGCTGATGGGAGCCGGGATCTGGCTGCACCTGACCGAGCGCCACGAGCATGAGCACCTGCACGAGCCGCTGTATCATGCACATGCGCATAGCCACGACGAGCATCATCAGCACGAGCACGATTTCGAATGGGATGGCGTGGAGCCGCACTCGCATCCGCATGAGCACGAGCCGCTGCGGCACTCGCATCCGCATTACCCCGATATCCACCATCGACATGAACACTGA
- a CDS encoding DUF2145 domain-containing protein — protein sequence MFRRALMLALALAAGAAQASSGSSRFCDRTQPLTASQQDKLLRFAAVVREELALTEGSAALISRSGLDLSRFHIRYSHAAVAWRGDSGGWTARQLYYACDEKRPRVFDQGLAGFAMGTDDPALGYVSIVRMPADAADALKRASLDTPRALHLVAARYSANAYPFSLLYQNCNQWVAEMIAAGWGGLADGDDLRERAQRWLRESRYAPEPVAVGSRLLMFAASFIPFLHLDDHPDADRDAMLLQVSLPAALEGFVRERIAGSERVEVCHDERQVVVHRGWTPVAEGCRPAEGDRVVSLE from the coding sequence ATGTTCCGGCGCGCGCTGATGCTGGCGCTGGCCCTCGCGGCGGGCGCGGCCCAGGCGTCGTCCGGTTCGTCGCGCTTCTGCGACCGCACCCAGCCTCTCACGGCCAGCCAGCAGGACAAGCTGCTGCGCTTCGCAGCCGTCGTGCGCGAGGAGCTGGCGCTGACTGAGGGCAGCGCGGCGCTGATCAGCCGTTCTGGCCTCGACCTGTCGCGCTTCCACATCCGTTATTCGCACGCCGCCGTGGCATGGCGCGGCGACAGCGGCGGCTGGACGGCGCGCCAGCTGTACTACGCCTGCGACGAAAAACGGCCGCGCGTGTTCGACCAGGGCCTCGCGGGATTCGCGATGGGCACCGACGATCCCGCCCTGGGCTACGTGTCGATCGTGCGGATGCCGGCCGATGCCGCGGACGCGCTCAAACGCGCTTCGCTCGACACGCCGCGCGCGTTGCACCTGGTGGCCGCGCGCTACAGCGCCAACGCCTATCCCTTCAGTCTCCTGTACCAGAACTGCAACCAGTGGGTCGCGGAGATGATCGCCGCGGGATGGGGCGGCCTGGCCGACGGCGACGACCTGCGCGAACGCGCCCAGCGATGGCTGCGCGAATCGCGCTACGCGCCGGAGCCGGTCGCGGTGGGCTCACGCCTGCTGATGTTCGCGGCCTCGTTCATCCCCTTCCTTCACCTCGACGATCATCCGGATGCCGACCGCGACGCGATGCTGCTGCAAGTGAGCCTGCCGGCGGCGCTGGAAGGCTTTGTGCGCGAGCGCATTGCCGGCAGCGAGCGCGTCGAGGTATGCCACGACGAACGCCAGGTGGTCGTGCACCGCGGCTGGACGCCGGTCGCCGAGGGCTGCCGGCCCGCCGAGGGCGACCGCGTGGTTTCGCTGGAGTAG